The sequence below is a genomic window from Lolium perenne isolate Kyuss_39 chromosome 7, Kyuss_2.0, whole genome shotgun sequence.
acttgtttttttttcttctctAATCACATGCAAATATTTAAGATAAATTAGTCTTATCAACAAGTATTCATGCCTTCGCATCGTCATATTCTTCGTGCTACTCCATCAGGCAAATGGCAGCACTAGATTGACAAGGTGCAGATCTTATGGTTGGTCGATAGAGGCCAATGAATGGTTAGACCATGGAAATAAATCGCAAAAAAAGAAAATGTTTCTAAAATGGCTTGTTGCAATGAAACTTTCTTTTTCTAGCTGCGGAGTGTGTTCTAGCAAATGTACCTCGGGGGCCTGGTAGGCCGATCCAGCCCCCGTTCCATTTAAGGAAAGATTCCCCGGGACCATCCTCCCACGTCCAAAAAAGGAAAGGAGGCAATTAATGAGCGGGAATGTGTCTCCCGAGCGGGAATTTCGGGCCCAGATATTTTGATGCCCCAGGCCAAAATACAAAGGACCGACCAGCCCCAGATCCAAGACAAAAAACAAGCCTTTCTCACCACGTTCTCTTCCTCCTCCCttcctccttcttcctccttcgTTGGCACCCCCAGATCTGTCTTCCTCCCTGCAAATCTCCATGAAAACTTCCTGAATCAGGCAAATCAAAGCATCTGAAGCTTCAAATTCGTGCATCCTCCAGATCAAGAAAGGTACTTTCTTAAACAGAAATCACCAGCCCTGCTTCCTACAGTTTCAGCATCCTCCAGATCTGTGGAATCCCAGGAGCAAAAAATCTAGGGGATTTCCAGTAGCAAAAGCCTTCCCATATCTCTCTACCCCCCGCCCCCCTGTGCAGATTAATGGAACTCCTTTGTATGTTGAAAAAAGAACTCAGTAGATTGCAAAAGGAAGTAGAGAAGAACCTACACATGCCTGTGAGAACATAGTTGATGTGCATAGTAACAGGTGCAAGTAGAAAAGGTTGCAAGCATCATAGTAACAGGTGCAAGTAGAAAAGGTTGCAAGTTTCAACTCCCCCAAGTTGCAACATATATGCAGGTGATGATAATATGTAGTAGTTTGCATTTACTAGAAACTATCCTAAGATCAAGCATTGTAGAAGATGTTTCTGGAGACATCTTTTTCCAACTCAATCTCAAACAAAAAGGACTTGACTTGCAAAAAGTAGCTAGCTTGACTTGCAAAATCTGAGCACTGATAGTTATCTGCATCTGTCTTATCTGACTTTGGGCATAAAGTTGTGGGTGTTGAAGTAGGAACCTTCTCTTAGCTTCTTTGCTCATCCTGCCACCATAGTTATCTGCATCATGACAAAAGAAAAAATTCAATATAGTTGCTAGTAATCTTAATGCTGTCACAAATGAGATATTTGTATCCAAATAACTTCTATATCTAGCATGGAATCCTATTTGTTAAAAAACTGAAAAAGCTAACTTAGATTGTCATTCCGCAGATGTCCGGCTTGGATCTTAATGCTACACCTACAGAAGATGTTGAAATGGACGATGCGGAAAAGCTATTTTGCACTCAAGTTGTCCCAGAACCAGTTGTAGGCGAATCTCAGGACCCAGATTGTGATGTCCATGAAGCTGTGGTTGCTAATTCTGATAGATATAGTGGCAGGGGACATGAACATAACGGGGAGCAAGCAGCAACTGTTGGAAACCAAAGCTTCCCTACAACAACTTTTCCTACAGATACCACCACCAACCCTGATTTTGCTGAAGGTGGAAGTGATGGAGAAGCAGTTGGAATCACTGAAGAAATTTTGTCCAGTCCTCAAGAACCTTTTCTTGGTATGCGATTTGATACCCTAGCTGATGCGAGAGCTCACTACAATGCTTATGCTGCAAAATTGGGATTCTCTATCAAGAATAATACATCAAAAAAGAAAGCACGTACAAATGAACTTGAGAAGCAGCAGTTCGTGTGCAACAAGTATCGCCCACCTAAAACTGAGGAACAAATGGAGCAAGAAAAAATGGCATTTACTGAAGATGTTAGccctgttgtgcttgatgatgataatgatgaggaACAGGAAGCTGGACCATCAAAAAAGAGAAAAACTGCCAACAAGTTTGGGGTTAAGCGAAAGAGAGAAACCATCAAGCAGACAAAGTGTCGAGCAAGAATGTTTGTCAAATTGATTAATAACAAGTGGGAGGTGACTTATTTTATTGCAGAGCATAACCATCCAATGATTGTGAAACCATCTTTGATAAAATACTTGAGATCTCACAGAGGAATTCCAAGAGATGAGAAAGAATTTCTAAGATGCCTTCACAACTGCAACTTGGACACAGGTTTGTATGCCAACCTCTATGCCTTCACTGAGTTTATAGTTTTTAGTAATATATGCTACTAACTAGTACATCAACATGAGGAAGAAAACAAATTAGTTCACATGTGGAATGCAAATTAGGCAATAGCAGTGTGCAATTTACTTGTGCAGTGTATGCAACTGGGAAAATGTGATCTTCTAAAAGAAGAACCAAATGTGTTAAGTACAGTGCGCCACTTAGCCACATAATATGTCGGGGTAGTGTATGATTTAGTTTAGCATCAGTTTCTAACTTTGGTAGAGTTGTAGTTATGAAATAAGGGACAATGTAGGTAAAAAAGGAACGCAATAAAATTGAAGAAATATGTATCTTGAGCATCAACATAATTAACTTGCAAAAACATTAAAATAACACTGGAAAAAACATTTACAGGGCGCATGATGGAGGTGATGTCTGAATTTTATGGTGAAGATTGCATTGTACCCTATGGCCCGAGAACAATATCAAACTTGAGGTCATCATTCAGAAGCGAGAACAAAGAGCTTGACATAAGTGACACACTTGAGTA
It includes:
- the LOC139833555 gene encoding protein FAR1-RELATED SEQUENCE 5-like, coding for MSGLDLNATPTEDVEMDDAEKLFCTQVVPEPVVGESQDPDCDVHEAVVANSDRYSGRGHEHNGEQAATVGNQSFPTTTFPTDTTTNPDFAEGGSDGEAVGITEEILSSPQEPFLGMRFDTLADARAHYNAYAAKLGFSIKNNTSKKKARTNELEKQQFVCNKYRPPKTEEQMEQEKMAFTEDVSPVVLDDDNDEEQEAGPSKKRKTANKFGVKRKRETIKQTKCRARMFVKLINNKWEVTYFIAEHNHPMIVKPSLIKYLRSHRGIPRDEKEFLRCLHNCNLDTGRMMEVMSEFYGEDCIVPYGPRTISNLRSSFRSENKELDISDTLEYFKELQQKDPEFFYEFSFDSENRVEHIFWVDSLARRAYAEAWHIMKKANEKLGSFLGRHPGLAEDFNECVDESMTVEEFEANWAELIPKWELSQNETFNWLKSNAHTWVPCYFRDRFFPFL